The stretch of DNA GCCACGCAAACACGCCAGCCGACGGGCTTTCCGTATCCCTCTGTACTGCCGTTCGTACTCGACCACCGGCATCGCCCGACGATTTTGGTCAGTCAGCTCGCGGAACACACACGCAACCTGCAGTCCGACCCGCACGCGGGCTTTCTGGTAGTGCACGCGCCGCAAGGTGATGTGCTCAATGCCGAACGCGTAACCCTGCTGGGGCTCTTTGAAAAGCTAGAAACACCGCCAGGCCTGGTTCAACGTTATTTGCGCTATCACCCGGAAGGGCAACGTTATCTGGACCTGGGCGATTTCACGTTCTGGACGATGGCACTTGAGCGGATGCGTTATATCGGCGGGTTCGGCACGATGGGCTGGGTTAAAGGCGATGAACTCGATCCACTAGAGCCGCTAGCCTACGATGAAGAGGCTGAACTCATTACCTTCTTCAAAACACATCCTAAACGCCATGACAATCTGGAATTACTCGGCCTCGACCGTTATGGTGCAGATCTGAAAACCGGCAGCACACGCAGACGCCTGGTATTCGATAGCCCGAAACTTGATACTGCGGCTTTGCAGAGCGCACTCATCAATCATCTTGAAGAAGTACCGAATTAAGCTGGTTTGAGCGCGCTTTAGGGAAAACACCAATCTCCAGGCGCGCCAATATCTGTTTCTTTATGTTACGGAGCCCAAGCTTTCACCGGATGAGATGTTTCCGCCTGATACATGAATTAATTTTCATCATTTGATAATTAATTATGCGATGCCACCCTGGGCGATGACGATT from Paraburkholderia hayleyella encodes:
- a CDS encoding HugZ family protein, which translates into the protein MNIPAHAPLHLLHQATIGTLATQTRQPTGFPYPSVLPFVLDHRHRPTILVSQLAEHTRNLQSDPHAGFLVVHAPQGDVLNAERVTLLGLFEKLETPPGLVQRYLRYHPEGQRYLDLGDFTFWTMALERMRYIGGFGTMGWVKGDELDPLEPLAYDEEAELITFFKTHPKRHDNLELLGLDRYGADLKTGSTRRRLVFDSPKLDTAALQSALINHLEEVPN